The following are encoded together in the Bacillus cereus group sp. RP43 genome:
- a CDS encoding IscS subfamily cysteine desulfurase, which yields MMIYLDYAATTPMSEEALETYVEAAKKYFGNEQSLHDIGGSASSLLQVCRETFAEMIGGKEQGVFFTSGGSESNYLAIQSLLNARNGKHIITTPMEHASIRSYFHSLQSQGYTITEIPVDKSGIIHLVDLEAAITENTVLASIQHGNSEIGTVQNIAEIGALLKKYNVLFHSDCVQTFGKLPIDVTAMEIDSLSVSAHKIYGPKGVGACYINPQVRWEQIFPGTSHEKGFRPGTVNVPGIAAFLTAAEHILKNQKEESFRFKQLRSYFLEQLQTLPLEIEVKGHSTSCLPHIIGVTIKGIEGQYTMLECNRHGIAISTGSACQVGKQDPSKTMLAIGKTYEEAKQYVRFSFGHHTTKEQIDTTIHALHTIGNQFYRGVKSL from the coding sequence ATGATGATATATCTAGATTATGCAGCGACAACACCTATGAGCGAAGAAGCTTTAGAAACATATGTAGAAGCAGCAAAGAAATATTTCGGAAATGAACAAAGTTTACACGATATCGGCGGAAGCGCATCATCTTTATTACAAGTTTGTAGAGAAACATTTGCAGAAATGATTGGGGGTAAGGAACAAGGGGTATTCTTTACAAGCGGCGGTTCAGAATCTAACTATCTTGCGATTCAATCCCTTCTAAATGCTAGAAATGGAAAGCACATTATTACGACACCTATGGAACACGCATCGATTCGAAGTTATTTTCACTCCTTACAATCGCAAGGTTATACGATTACTGAGATTCCAGTTGATAAAAGCGGGATAATTCATTTAGTAGATTTAGAAGCAGCTATTACGGAAAATACTGTTCTAGCAAGTATACAGCATGGAAACTCTGAAATTGGGACCGTTCAAAACATTGCAGAGATCGGAGCACTTTTAAAAAAATACAATGTTTTATTTCATTCGGATTGTGTTCAAACATTTGGTAAACTTCCAATAGACGTTACAGCGATGGAGATTGATAGTCTCTCTGTTTCAGCCCATAAAATATACGGACCAAAAGGAGTTGGAGCTTGCTATATAAATCCGCAAGTTCGCTGGGAACAAATATTCCCTGGAACTTCTCATGAAAAAGGCTTTCGCCCTGGTACAGTAAACGTTCCTGGAATCGCTGCTTTTTTAACAGCCGCAGAGCATATATTAAAGAATCAAAAGGAAGAGAGCTTTCGTTTTAAACAATTAAGATCTTATTTTTTAGAGCAATTACAAACACTTCCTCTAGAAATTGAAGTGAAAGGACATTCTACTTCTTGTTTACCACATATTATTGGGGTTACAATAAAAGGAATAGAAGGTCAGTATACAATGTTAGAATGTAACCGTCATGGTATAGCCATTTCAACTGGAAGTGCTTGTCAAGTCGGTAAACAAGACCCTTCAAAAACAATGCTTGCAATTGGAAAAACGTATGAAGAGGCAAAACAATATGTCCGCTTTTCTTTCGGACATCACACAACGAAAGAACAAATTGATACAACTATTCATGCACTACACACAATTGGAAATCAATTTTATAGAGGTGTTAAATCATTATGA
- the nadB gene encoding L-aspartate oxidase: MPSADVLIIGSGVAALRVAKELCHEKNVIVITKKTGRNNNTHLAQGGIAAAVATYDDPSGHFEDTLVAGCHYNNEEAVRYLVEEGQKEISKLITNGMKFDGDEKGLHLGKEGAHRKRRILHAGGDATGKNLLEHLIQEVVPNVTVVEHEMVLDFIIENNKCIGALTRNSEGKLKRYYADNTVLASGGIGGLYAFTSNDETITGDGLAMIYRAGGKLVDLEFVQFHPTMLYVDGRCCGLVSEAVRGEGAVLINAKGQRFMMDIHPGKDLAPRDVVARAIHEQLLAGETVYLNIETIQNFEQRFPTVSSLCTKNGVDLKGNLIPVVPGAHFHMGGVKTDCDGETSIPNLYAVGEVACNGVHGANRLASNSLLEGLVFGRRIGKHILAKPAEERKNVTEERGKSFIALNDLPLKEEIQEYMMKHVGIVRTEKNLSYAKRWFSRYGVRNMILQYDALTNEEITLINMLTVCELITVSALQREESIGGHYRIDYPERNRVRKEIIRVRRKLQLV, translated from the coding sequence ATGCCAAGTGCAGATGTCTTAATTATTGGAAGTGGCGTTGCAGCGCTTCGTGTTGCGAAAGAGCTTTGTCACGAAAAGAATGTGATAGTTATCACAAAAAAAACAGGACGTAATAACAATACACATTTAGCTCAAGGAGGAATTGCAGCAGCTGTTGCTACATATGACGATCCGAGTGGGCATTTTGAAGATACATTAGTGGCAGGTTGCCATTATAACAACGAAGAAGCAGTTCGTTATTTAGTTGAAGAGGGGCAGAAAGAAATAAGTAAGCTTATTACAAATGGAATGAAATTTGATGGAGATGAAAAAGGGCTCCACCTTGGTAAAGAAGGAGCGCATCGAAAACGGCGTATTTTACATGCGGGAGGAGATGCAACTGGTAAAAATCTATTAGAGCATTTAATACAAGAAGTAGTTCCGAACGTTACTGTCGTTGAGCATGAAATGGTGCTCGATTTTATTATAGAAAATAATAAATGCATAGGAGCTTTAACACGAAATAGTGAAGGGAAGTTGAAGCGTTACTATGCTGATAATACGGTGTTAGCATCAGGAGGAATTGGTGGTTTGTACGCCTTTACATCGAATGATGAGACAATTACAGGTGATGGACTTGCGATGATATATCGAGCTGGGGGAAAACTTGTTGATTTAGAATTTGTACAATTTCATCCGACAATGTTATACGTGGACGGGCGATGTTGTGGTCTCGTTTCTGAAGCAGTCCGTGGTGAAGGAGCTGTCCTTATAAATGCAAAAGGACAGCGTTTTATGATGGATATACATCCTGGGAAAGATCTCGCACCGCGTGATGTAGTGGCAAGGGCGATTCATGAACAACTTCTTGCGGGTGAAACAGTGTACTTAAACATCGAAACAATTCAAAACTTTGAACAACGTTTTCCGACCGTTTCATCATTATGTACAAAGAATGGCGTTGATTTAAAAGGAAACCTTATTCCAGTCGTACCGGGTGCTCATTTTCATATGGGCGGCGTGAAGACAGATTGTGACGGAGAGACGTCCATTCCAAACTTATATGCGGTCGGTGAAGTGGCGTGTAATGGAGTTCATGGTGCGAATAGATTGGCGAGTAATTCATTATTAGAAGGTCTTGTGTTTGGAAGACGAATAGGAAAACACATTTTAGCTAAACCAGCAGAGGAAAGAAAAAATGTGACGGAAGAGAGAGGGAAAAGTTTTATAGCTCTTAATGATTTACCGTTGAAAGAAGAAATACAAGAATACATGATGAAGCATGTTGGGATTGTGCGAACTGAGAAAAATTTATCATATGCTAAGAGATGGTTTAGTAGGTACGGTGTGCGAAATATGATCTTACAATACGATGCACTGACAAATGAAGAGATAACGCTTATTAATATGTTAACAGTTTGTGAGCTTATCACAGTATCAGCTTTGCAAAGAGAAGAAAGTATTGGTGGTCATTATCGCATTGATTATCCAGAAAGAAATAGAGTAAGAAAAGAGATTATTCGAGTGAGAAGAAAACTACAACTTGTTTAA
- the nadC gene encoding carboxylating nicotinate-nucleotide diphosphorylase has translation MNTLKVKEVLNRFFLEDIGERDVTSQLIFPDNALAKGTFLVKDTGVFVGRLVIEEGFKLIDQRIEVELHKKDGDLVEKGEIIATVQGPIASLLTAERVILNVIQRMSGIATMTRKAVLALDSSHTRICDTRKTMPGLRMFDKYAVVCGGGFNHRFGLYDGVMIKDNHIAFAGSITKAVTSVKERLGHMVKVEVETETGAQVREAIEAGADVIMFDNRTPEEIREFSKIVPSAIVTEASGGITIEDLSKYGKTGVDYISLGALTHSVKALDISFNIEA, from the coding sequence ATGAATACGTTAAAAGTTAAGGAAGTATTAAATAGATTTTTTCTAGAAGATATAGGAGAAAGGGATGTAACATCTCAGCTTATCTTTCCCGATAATGCACTTGCGAAAGGAACGTTTCTTGTAAAGGATACAGGGGTCTTTGTAGGACGCCTAGTAATTGAAGAAGGATTTAAATTAATTGATCAGAGAATTGAAGTTGAGCTTCATAAAAAAGATGGGGATCTTGTAGAAAAAGGAGAGATAATTGCAACCGTGCAAGGTCCAATCGCATCATTATTAACGGCAGAGCGCGTTATATTAAACGTTATCCAGCGCATGAGCGGGATAGCGACGATGACACGTAAGGCGGTCTTGGCTTTAGATAGCAGTCATACACGCATTTGTGATACGAGAAAAACGATGCCAGGACTACGTATGTTTGATAAATATGCGGTAGTGTGCGGAGGTGGATTTAACCATCGCTTCGGTTTATATGATGGTGTCATGATTAAAGACAATCATATTGCTTTTGCTGGCTCGATTACAAAAGCTGTTACATCGGTGAAAGAAAGATTGGGACATATGGTGAAAGTAGAAGTCGAAACAGAGACAGGGGCGCAAGTGAGAGAAGCGATAGAGGCCGGCGCAGATGTTATTATGTTCGATAATCGTACGCCAGAAGAGATTCGTGAGTTTTCAAAAATTGTACCAAGTGCCATCGTTACGGAGGCTTCAGGTGGTATTACAATTGAGGATTTATCAAAATACGGAAAAACAGGGGTAGATTATATTTCACTTGGAGCGTTAACACATTCAGTGAAAGCACTTGATATTAGTTTTAATATTGAGGCCTAA
- the nadA gene encoding quinolinate synthase NadA: MGILEKVQPIEVMLPERYQTMSTLEMEERVREIKEKMGALLFIPGHHYQKDEVVQFSDAAGDSLQLAQVAASNKEAKYIVFCGVHFMAETADMLTTDDQIVILPDMRAGCSMADMADIEQTERAWKELTKLFGDTMIPLTYVNSTAAIKAFCGRNGGATVTSSNAKQMVSWAFTQKERLVFLPDQHLGRNTAYDLGIPLEKMAVWNPHTDSLEYDGAIEEIQVILWKGHCSVHQNFTVKNIENVRKNHPDMNIIVHPECCYEVVAASDYAGSTKYIIDMIEAAPAGSKWAIGTEMNLVNRIIQQHPDKEIISLNPFMCPCLTMNRIDLPHLLWALENIERGEQINVIRVENQVTEEAVLALNRMLERV, encoded by the coding sequence ATGGGTATTTTAGAGAAAGTTCAGCCAATCGAAGTAATGTTACCAGAGCGCTATCAAACGATGTCTACATTAGAGATGGAAGAGCGTGTCCGTGAAATTAAAGAAAAAATGGGGGCATTACTATTTATTCCCGGACATCATTATCAAAAAGATGAAGTGGTGCAATTTTCAGATGCAGCAGGGGATTCACTTCAACTCGCGCAAGTTGCAGCGAGTAATAAAGAGGCAAAATATATTGTGTTTTGTGGTGTGCACTTTATGGCAGAAACGGCAGATATGTTAACGACAGATGATCAAATTGTCATCTTACCAGATATGCGTGCCGGCTGTTCTATGGCAGATATGGCAGATATTGAACAAACAGAAAGAGCGTGGAAAGAGCTCACGAAATTATTTGGGGATACGATGATTCCATTAACATATGTAAATTCAACAGCTGCAATCAAAGCGTTTTGTGGTCGTAATGGAGGGGCAACAGTAACCTCTTCTAACGCAAAACAAATGGTGTCTTGGGCGTTTACACAAAAAGAGCGTCTCGTCTTTTTACCAGACCAACATTTAGGAAGAAATACAGCGTATGATTTAGGTATTCCGTTAGAAAAAATGGCAGTGTGGAACCCGCATACAGATTCATTAGAGTACGATGGAGCTATAGAAGAAATTCAAGTGATTTTATGGAAAGGCCATTGTTCTGTTCATCAAAACTTCACTGTGAAAAATATTGAAAATGTGCGAAAAAATCATCCGGATATGAATATTATTGTTCACCCTGAATGTTGTTATGAAGTTGTTGCCGCTTCTGACTATGCAGGATCAACGAAATATATTATTGATATGATTGAAGCTGCTCCAGCGGGAAGTAAGTGGGCGATTGGTACAGAGATGAATTTAGTGAACCGAATTATTCAGCAACATCCTGATAAAGAAATTATTTCGCTAAATCCGTTTATGTGTCCTTGTTTAACAATGAACCGAATTGATTTACCTCACCTATTATGGGCACTTGAGAACATAGAAAGAGGAGAACAAATCAATGTTATTCGTGTAGAGAATCAAGTAACAGAAGAGGCAGTTCTTGCATTAAATCGTATGTTAGAGCGTGTTTAA
- the safA gene encoding SafA/ExsA family spore coat assembly protein, with translation MKIHIVQKGETLWKIAKKYGVDFETLKKTNTQLSNPDLIMPGMKIKVPSNSVHVKQQTGSGSAPPKQYVKEVQQKEFASTPTPLGIEDEDEITYQSVPITQEPAMQQTQKEMQVKPQKEIQVQPQKEMQVKPQKEVQVQPQKEVQKEIPIQKEKPVEKPPVIQKPPVVEKVEKLKPTTKENTKFSINVLPQPPQPPIKSKKEYKISDVIKKGSELIAPQINKMKPNNVISPQTKKENIGNVSPQVKKENVGNIVSPQIKKENVGNIVSPQIKKENVGNIVSPQVKKENVGNIVSPQVKKENVGNIVSPQVKKENVGNIVSPQVKKENVGNIVSPQVKKENVGNMVSPQVKKENVGNMVSPNVSKENVVIPQVIPPNIQVPNIMPMLDNNQPPNIMPIMDNNNQPPNIMPIMDNNQMSNMMPIMDNNQMPNIMPIMDNNQMPNIMPIMDNNQMPDMMPIMDNNQMPNMMPIMDNNQMPNMMPIMDNNQMPNMMPIMDNNQMPNMMPIMDNNQMPNMMPIMDNNQMPNMMPIMDNNQMPNMMPIMDNNQMPNMMPIMDNNQMPNMMPIMDNNQMPNMMPIMDNNQMPNMMPIMDNNQMPNMMPIMDNNQPPNMMPYQMPYQQPMMPPYPHYQQQNPYNQMAPQYTSMPNPNMMPMDNNMPPLVQGEEDCGCGGESRLYSPQPGGPQYANPLYYQPTQPAYAPQPGTMYYQPDPPNVFGEPVSEEEDEEEV, from the coding sequence TTGAAAATTCATATCGTGCAAAAAGGGGAGACCCTTTGGAAAATTGCAAAAAAGTACGGAGTGGATTTTGAGACGCTAAAAAAAACAAATACACAGCTTAGCAATCCAGACCTAATTATGCCAGGGATGAAAATTAAAGTGCCATCGAATAGCGTTCATGTGAAACAACAGACTGGATCGGGTTCAGCGCCCCCGAAACAATATGTAAAAGAGGTACAGCAAAAAGAGTTTGCATCAACACCAACTCCACTTGGAATAGAAGATGAAGATGAGATCACGTATCAATCAGTACCTATTACACAAGAGCCAGCTATGCAACAAACACAAAAAGAAATGCAGGTAAAACCGCAAAAAGAAATACAGGTGCAGCCGCAAAAAGAAATGCAAGTGAAACCACAAAAAGAAGTACAGGTGCAGCCGCAAAAAGAAGTGCAAAAAGAAATTCCGATTCAAAAAGAGAAGCCAGTTGAAAAGCCACCTGTCATTCAAAAACCACCTGTTGTAGAGAAAGTAGAAAAACTAAAACCTACTACGAAAGAAAATACTAAATTTTCTATCAATGTATTACCGCAGCCGCCGCAACCGCCAATTAAATCGAAAAAAGAATATAAAATTTCAGACGTAATAAAAAAGGGAAGCGAGTTAATTGCTCCTCAAATTAATAAAATGAAGCCTAACAACGTCATTTCTCCGCAAACGAAAAAAGAGAATATAGGAAATGTATCGCCACAAGTAAAGAAAGAAAATGTAGGGAATATAGTATCGCCGCAAATAAAGAAAGAAAATGTAGGGAATATAGTATCGCCGCAAATAAAGAAAGAAAATGTAGGGAATATAGTATCGCCGCAAGTAAAGAAAGAAAACGTAGGGAATATAGTATCGCCGCAAGTAAAGAAAGAAAATGTAGGGAATATAGTATCGCCACAAGTAAAGAAAGAAAATGTAGGGAATATAGTATCGCCGCAAGTAAAGAAAGAAAACGTAGGGAATATAGTATCGCCGCAAGTAAAGAAAGAAAATGTAGGGAATATGGTATCGCCACAAGTAAAGAAAGAAAATGTAGGGAATATGGTATCGCCGAACGTATCAAAAGAAAATGTCGTTATCCCACAAGTAATACCGCCAAATATTCAAGTGCCAAACATAATGCCAATGTTGGATAATAACCAACCACCAAACATAATGCCAATAATGGATAACAACAATCAACCACCAAACATAATGCCAATAATGGATAACAATCAAATGTCAAACATGATGCCAATAATGGATAACAATCAAATGCCAAACATAATGCCAATAATGGATAACAATCAAATGCCAAACATAATGCCAATAATGGATAACAATCAAATGCCAGACATGATGCCAATAATGGATAACAATCAAATGCCAAACATGATGCCAATAATGGATAACAATCAAATGCCAAACATGATGCCAATAATGGATAACAACCAAATGCCAAACATGATGCCGATAATGGATAACAACCAAATGCCAAACATGATGCCGATAATGGATAACAATCAAATGCCGAACATGATGCCAATAATGGATAACAACCAAATGCCAAACATGATGCCGATAATGGATAACAATCAAATGCCAAACATGATGCCAATAATGGATAACAACCAAATGCCAAACATGATGCCGATAATGGATAACAATCAAATGCCGAACATGATGCCAATAATGGATAACAACCAAATGCCAAACATGATGCCAATAATGGATAACAATCAAATGCCGAACATGATGCCGATAATGGATAACAATCAAATGCCGAACATGATGCCGATAATGGATAACAACCAACCACCAAACATGATGCCATATCAAATGCCGTATCAACAGCCAATGATGCCACCATATCCGCATTATCAGCAACAAAATCCATACAATCAAATGGCGCCGCAATATACTTCTATGCCAAATCCAAATATGATGCCAATGGATAATAATATGCCACCACTCGTACAAGGGGAAGAAGATTGTGGATGCGGAGGAGAGAGTAGGTTATATAGTCCGCAACCGGGTGGACCACAATACGCCAATCCTTTATATTATCAACCGACTCAGCCAGCATATGCACCGCAGCCAGGAACTATGTATTATCAGCCGGACCCACCAAATGTATTTGGAGAACCAGTTTCGGAAGAAGAGGACGAAGAGGAAGTTTAA
- a CDS encoding YhcN/YlaJ family sporulation lipoprotein — protein MNTKVKVIAASLLVTSALAACGTPKDNNAMDGRNYNYERTSYNDTHQYRDNVARNDRYTDYVTYRNGRNDTGYNNYYRDVNYNGQIANPHPTRNITMNNSYINNDGKTAEKITNRVKRMNNVDRVSTVVYGNDVAIAVKPRNTATNETAMANEIRQAVVNEVGNRNVYVSVRNDMFTRVDAMSTRLRNGTATNDFNRDITNMFRDIRYGLTGTVR, from the coding sequence TTGAATACGAAAGTAAAAGTGATTGCTGCTTCTTTGTTAGTTACCAGTGCATTAGCTGCATGTGGTACACCGAAAGATAATAATGCGATGGATGGACGTAACTATAATTACGAGCGTACATCTTATAATGATACACACCAGTATCGTGATAATGTAGCGCGTAACGATCGTTATACAGATTATGTAACATATAGAAACGGTCGTAACGATACAGGATATAATAATTATTACCGTGATGTAAATTACAATGGGCAAATTGCTAATCCGCATCCAACTCGTAATATTACAATGAACAATTCATACATTAACAATGATGGTAAAACTGCGGAGAAAATTACGAATCGTGTGAAACGTATGAATAACGTAGACCGAGTTTCTACAGTTGTATATGGAAACGATGTAGCGATTGCGGTAAAACCACGTAATACAGCAACGAATGAAACAGCGATGGCGAACGAAATTCGTCAAGCTGTTGTGAATGAAGTTGGAAATAGAAATGTATATGTTTCTGTAAGAAATGACATGTTTACTCGTGTCGATGCAATGAGTACGCGTTTACGTAACGGCACAGCTACAAACGATTTTAATCGTGACATAACAAATATGTTCCGAGACATTCGTTACGGTCTGACTGGTACAGTACGATAA
- a CDS encoding branched-chain amino acid ABC transporter substrate-binding protein, translating to MDIVKKIKDERLILQTLKNIRIAFLLQYIGIIGILGYIGFTEGANQITKSPLWLLFILTSILFSYLQLSVSIDVDESEKEIKLTPYYKLVLRSFIVGIIIAIIYIIFSPERPLFEAILTGSIFFICFLVSYSVSYFIKKRRLQDKDE from the coding sequence ATGGATATTGTGAAAAAAATAAAGGATGAACGTCTCATTCTTCAAACGTTAAAAAACATACGTATTGCCTTTCTTCTTCAATACATTGGTATAATCGGAATTTTAGGCTATATTGGATTCACTGAAGGAGCTAATCAAATTACGAAATCTCCATTATGGTTATTATTTATTCTTACAAGTATCTTATTTAGTTATTTACAGTTAAGTGTTTCAATCGATGTAGATGAAAGTGAAAAGGAAATAAAGTTAACTCCTTATTACAAACTTGTCTTACGCTCTTTTATTGTTGGGATTATCATAGCTATTATTTATATTATTTTCAGTCCAGAAAGACCTCTGTTTGAAGCCATTCTAACAGGTAGTATTTTCTTCATATGCTTTTTAGTTTCTTACTCCGTTAGTTATTTTATTAAAAAGCGTCGTTTACAAGACAAAGATGAATAA
- a CDS encoding BofC C-terminal domain-containing protein produces MKWILIAVQAFVMMFCLAYGSDVRAEVVEKEPQVTILLERMYVDGEVSEEILTEKVADLEKFLQQYKEWQLVDRDDVQIVLQRKVDDISPLLKTSGYFGVSEEGILQIFKGVPKSDNAIHSFFQIDMKKLESYERAELKRGIRIKSKEGFVKTIEKMKQYAVQNKKKSSSG; encoded by the coding sequence ATGAAATGGATACTAATTGCAGTGCAAGCTTTCGTTATGATGTTTTGCTTAGCTTATGGATCCGATGTGAGGGCAGAAGTAGTAGAAAAAGAACCTCAAGTTACAATTTTATTAGAGCGCATGTATGTTGATGGAGAAGTAAGCGAGGAAATACTGACAGAAAAAGTAGCGGATTTAGAAAAGTTTTTGCAGCAATATAAAGAATGGCAACTTGTTGATCGTGATGATGTGCAAATCGTATTACAAAGGAAAGTTGATGATATTTCTCCTTTACTGAAAACGAGCGGTTATTTTGGTGTTTCAGAGGAAGGGATATTGCAAATTTTCAAAGGGGTACCGAAAAGTGATAACGCGATCCATTCCTTCTTTCAAATTGATATGAAAAAGCTTGAAAGTTATGAGCGTGCGGAATTGAAACGTGGTATTCGCATAAAATCAAAAGAAGGTTTTGTGAAGACAATCGAAAAAATGAAGCAGTATGCAGTGCAAAATAAGAAAAAAAGCAGCTCAGGGTGA
- a CDS encoding iron-hydroxamate ABC transporter substrate-binding protein, with protein sequence MKQKLFILFTIMLVVLSIVGCSSQKEESKAKEQPKTKVVKHAKGEATIPVNPKRIVDLSGSTEELLLLGHKPVGTANTYKDKIQNHLTDKLDGVKAVGWYWAPKVDLEAVTALKPDLIILNNRQLKIYDQLEKVAPTVVLETNLEDWRGKFKEVGKLFDEEKKADKWIADYDKKADSLSKKIKEKTKDENFMFVAVTPQNFRVYGSFGYGDIIFNDLKLPATKGTDLKQTMAQVSLEGLVAFQPDQMFIVNFGGEADKVYEDYKNSAVWKDNKAVKNNHVYEVSNEVFNTKAFNPIGKDMLIDEIAKEILAKNK encoded by the coding sequence ATGAAACAAAAGCTATTTATTTTATTTACTATTATGCTAGTCGTTCTTTCTATTGTTGGCTGTTCTTCTCAAAAAGAAGAATCAAAAGCAAAAGAACAACCGAAAACGAAAGTTGTAAAACACGCTAAAGGGGAAGCTACAATTCCAGTAAATCCAAAGAGAATTGTTGACTTATCTGGATCAACAGAAGAGTTATTACTTCTTGGACACAAACCTGTTGGTACAGCAAACACATATAAAGATAAAATCCAAAACCACTTAACAGACAAACTAGACGGCGTAAAAGCAGTTGGCTGGTACTGGGCACCTAAAGTTGATTTAGAAGCTGTTACTGCTTTAAAACCCGACTTAATTATTTTAAACAATCGTCAATTGAAAATTTACGATCAATTAGAAAAGGTTGCACCAACTGTTGTTCTAGAAACAAATCTAGAAGACTGGCGCGGTAAGTTTAAAGAAGTAGGTAAACTATTTGACGAAGAAAAGAAAGCAGACAAATGGATTGCAGATTACGATAAAAAAGCAGATTCTTTATCTAAAAAAATTAAAGAGAAAACAAAAGATGAGAACTTTATGTTCGTTGCAGTTACACCACAAAACTTCCGTGTATACGGTAGCTTCGGATACGGTGACATCATCTTTAACGACTTAAAGCTTCCAGCAACAAAAGGTACAGATTTAAAACAAACGATGGCACAAGTATCACTAGAAGGTCTTGTTGCATTCCAGCCTGATCAAATGTTTATTGTAAACTTCGGCGGAGAAGCTGATAAAGTATACGAAGACTATAAAAACAGTGCGGTTTGGAAAGATAATAAAGCAGTAAAAAATAATCACGTATATGAAGTATCGAATGAAGTCTTCAATACGAAAGCATTCAATCCAATCGGAAAAGATATGCTAATTGATGAAATCGCAAAAGAGATTTTAGCTAAGAATAAATAA
- the ruvA gene encoding Holliday junction DNA helicase RuvA: MFEYVTGYVEYVGPEYVVIDHNGIGYQIFTPNPYVFQRSKQEIRVYTYHYVREDIMALYGFKTREERLLFTKLLGVSGIGPKGALAILASGQTGQVVQAIEHEDEKFLVKFPGVGKKTARQMILDLKGKLADVVPDAFVDLFSDVESFDQKKGSSTELDEALEALRALGYAEREVSRVVPELLKESLTTDQYIKKALSLLLNGKR; this comes from the coding sequence TTGTTTGAATATGTTACAGGTTACGTGGAGTATGTAGGACCGGAATATGTCGTAATTGATCATAATGGAATTGGTTATCAAATTTTCACACCAAATCCGTATGTATTTCAAAGAAGTAAGCAAGAAATTCGTGTCTATACATATCATTATGTGAGAGAAGATATTATGGCACTTTACGGATTTAAAACACGTGAAGAGCGTTTATTATTTACAAAATTGTTAGGTGTATCGGGGATTGGGCCAAAAGGTGCTCTTGCAATTCTAGCTTCTGGTCAAACAGGACAGGTCGTTCAAGCGATTGAACATGAAGATGAGAAGTTTTTAGTGAAATTCCCAGGTGTCGGAAAGAAAACAGCACGCCAAATGATTTTAGACTTAAAAGGAAAACTAGCAGATGTCGTGCCAGATGCATTTGTTGATCTGTTCTCGGATGTCGAAAGTTTTGATCAGAAGAAAGGTTCATCAACTGAGCTTGATGAGGCGCTTGAAGCACTACGAGCACTTGGTTACGCGGAGAGAGAAGTTTCTCGCGTTGTACCAGAACTATTAAAAGAATCACTTACAACGGATCAGTATATCAAAAAGGCACTTAGTCTTTTACTAAATGGTAAGAGGTGA